A genomic segment from Cervus elaphus chromosome 14, mCerEla1.1, whole genome shotgun sequence encodes:
- the CR2 gene encoding complement receptor type 2 isoform X4: MGAAGPIWVFLTLLAPGVLGQCKSLPRYPFAKPKIQSDQSEFAVGETWEYECLPGYFKKSFIVTCLKTSKWSNAQQVCKRKPCSVPRELLHGSVHTPQGIVFGATITFSCDNGYRLIGGSSATCVFLDNTVTWDTDLPLCESIPCEPPPAILNGDFYSSNRDYFYYGMVVTYQCHVGQNGKKLFDLLGEKSIYCTSKDNQVGIWNSPAPQCIPVVKCPIPEVENGIMESGFRHSFSLNDSVMFKCKPGFTMKGSNTVRCQPNSKWNPPLPKCFKGCLPPPHTLHGNYDQLDEEFFAVGQEVFYSCDPGYTLIGTNPIRCTSLGTWSHLVPKCEVKSCDDIPNQLLNGRVVAPPNFQLGAEVSFVCDKGFRLNGQSSSQCVSEGMRVFWSNKFPVCERIFCDPPPSIKNGRSSSHSGPVALNAVVTYSCPSAFRLIGERRLFCISKDNVNGIWDKAPPICEYYNRDSVCSEPIVPGGYRIKTSRPPFRHGHSVTFSCYANFTMKGNKTVWCQANRTWGPTPLPICESDIPVECPSPPTIANGHHTGESVASFAPGLTVTYSCEPGYLIFGKNTIHCLSLGDWSDVAPICKEALCEPPRLFPNGQIKRPTSFGVGATVNFSCNEGYWLQGPLSSQCVIVGQSTFWTRMPTCEEIFCPSPPPVLNGRHTGTSSVIFPYGHTVSYTCDPGPEKGVSFILIGERTIHCTTGSQKTGAWSGPAPRCELSVSEVWCPPPQIPRGQISSGQKDRYSYNDTVVFACVFGFTMKGSKAVRCNAQGTWEPSIPVCEKDCQAPPKILHGRKEDRHRVRFDPGTSIKYSCDLGYVLVGEEFIRCTPDGVWIPTAPTCKVAECEPVGKQVFKKPKNQFIRPDVNSSCDEGYRLGESVYQQCQGTIPWFMEIRLCKDITCPPPPAIDNGVHTGSSSEDVLYGTTVTYTCNPGPERGVKYDLIGESTIRCISNDQETGIWSGPAPTCNISLPAVQCSPVNVANGHKISGKEAPYSYNDSVIFKCAEGFILKGSSQVRCKANNTWDPEIPVCEKEASCQPLKDGQEPPDGSLVIPVNTSCQDGYRKTGQHTYQKCQDDENRVWFQKIPLCEIINCQSPPGVKNGRHRGVLAKDFQYGNEVFYECDQGFDLLGEKSIRCISDSEGHGFWSGPVPQCVKSSPVTHCPDPEVMHGKKLDKTQSPYSHNDILHIACNPGFIMNGSHLIRCHTNNKWVPGVPTCIRKAFVGCQRPFRISHGNHTGGDITRFSPGMSILYSCDQGYLLVGEALLLCTHEGTWNRPAPYCKEVNCSFPEHTNGIQNGLEPGRMYQYGAVVTLVCEDGYTLEGSPQSQCQEDHRWNPPLAVCKSPSSLAPLIAGFSAGVVALFCLGAVTLRMILKHRERNYYTNTNHKEDVHLETLDLYSVDPYSPAN; this comes from the exons ATGGGCGCCGCGGGCCCCATCTGGGTTTTCTTGACTCTCCTCGCGCCGGGGGTCCTCG GTCAGTGTAAATCCCTGCCAAGGTATCCTTTTGCTAAACCTAAAATTCAGAGTGATCAGTCTGAGTTTGCTGTTGGCGAAACTTGGGAATATGAATGCCTTCCTGGGTATTTCAAGAAGTCATTCATTGTCACCTGCCTAAAGACCTCCAAGTGGTCAAATGCTCAGCAAGTCTGTAAAC GTAAACCATGTTCGGTTCCTAGAGAACTCCTCCATGGCTCTGTCCACACACCTCAGGGTATCGTGTTTGGGGCAACAATTACATTTTCATGTGACAATGG ATATCGACTCATTGGTGGCTCATCTGCTACATGTGTTTTCTTAGACAATACTGTAACCTGGGATACGGACCTACCCCTTTGTGAAT CTATTCCTTGTGAGCCACCCCCAGCCATCTTAAATGGAGACTTTTACAGCAGCAATAGAGACTATTTTTACTATGGAATGGTGGTTACTTATCAGTGCCATGTTGGACAGAATGGGAAAAAGCTGTTTGACCTCTTGGGTGAAAAGTCAATATATTGCACCAGCAAAGATAATCAAGTTGGCATCTGGAACAGTCCTGCCCCTCAGTGTATTCCTGTAGTCAAATGCCCAATTCCAGAAGTTGAAAATGGAATTATGGAATCTGGATTTAGGCATTCATTTTCCTTAAATGATTCTGTGATGTTTAAGTGTAAGCCTGGCTTTACCATGAAAGGCAGCAACACAGTACGGTGCCAACCAAACAGCAAATGGAATCCTCCTCTGCCAAAGTGCTTCAAGG GGTGTCTACCACCTCCACATACCCTCCATGGTAACTATGACCAATTGGATGAGGAATTCTTTGCAGTTGGGCAGGAAGTGTTCTACAGCTGTGATCCTGGCTACACTCTCATTGGAACTAACCCTATACGGTGTACATCCTTGGGAACGTGGAGCCATCTAGTACCCAAATGTGAAG TGAAATCATGTGATGACATTCCAAACCAACTTCTCAATGGCCGTGTGGTAGCTCCTCCTAATTTCCAGCTTGGGGCAGAGGTTTCATTTGTTTGTGATAAAGG GTTCCGGTTAAATGGCCAGTCTTCTAGTCAGTGTGTCTCAGAAGGAATGAGAGTATTCTGGAGTAATAAGTTTCCTGTCTGTGAAC ggattttttgtgacccccctCCTTCTATCAAAAATGGACGCAGTAGTTCTCATTCCGGTCCTGTAGCCCTTAATGCTGTGGTGACCTACTCATGTCCCAGTGCCTTCCGCCTCATTGGAGAAAGACGTCTTTTTTGTATAAGTAAAGACAATGTGAATGGAATTTGGGATAAAGCTCCTCCTATCTGTGAATATTACAATAGAGATTCTGTTTGCTCTGAACCCATAGTACCAGGGGGATACCGAATTAAAACATCTAGACCACCCTTTAGACATGGTCATTCTGTGACATTTTCCTGTTATGCCAATTTCACcatgaaaggaaataaaactgtttGGTGCCAAGCAAATAGAACATGGGGTCCGACACCATTACCAATCTGTGAGAGTG ATATCCCCGTGGAGTGTCCATCACCTCCCACAATTGCCAATGGGCATCACACAGGAGAGAGTGTTGCCTCCTTTGCCCCAGGATTGACTGTGACCTACAGTTGTGAACCTGgttatttaatttttggaaaaaacACCATTCACTGTTTGTCTTTGGGAGACTGGAGTGATGTTGCTCCCATATGTAAAG AGGCACTGTGTGAACCTCCACGACTATTTCCCAATGGGCAGATAAAGAGGCCCACTAGTTTTGGGGTTGGTGCAACTGTGAACTTTTCCTGTAATGAAGG GTATTGGTTACAAGGACCACTTTCTAGTCAGTGTGTAATTGTTGGACAGAGTACTTTTTGGACCAGGATGCCAACGTGTGAAG aaattttttgccCATCACCTCCTCCTGTACTCAATGGAAGACATACAGGCACCTCTTCAGTGATCTTTCCATATGGACACACAGTCAGCTACACCTGTGACCCGGGCCCAGAGAAAGGAGTGAGCTTCATCCTCATTGGGGAGAGGACTATCCATTGTACCACTGGCAGTCAGAAGACTGGGGCCTGGAGTGGGCCTGCCCCACGCTGTGAACTTTCTGTGTCTGAGGTTTGGTGTCCACCTCCTCAGATCCCAAGAGGCCAAATATCATCTGGGCAGAAAGATCGATATTCCTACAATGACACTGTGGTATTTGCTTGCGTATTTGGCTTTACCATGAAGGGTAGCAAGGCAGTCCGATGTAATGCCCAAGGCACATGGGAACCATCAATACCAGTCTGTGAAAAGG aTTGTCAAGCCCCTCCTAAAATCCTCCATGGGCGAAAGGAAGACAGACACAGGGTTCGCTTTGACCCTGGAACATCCATAAAATACAGTTGTGACCTTGGCTATGTGCTGGTGGGGGAAGAATTCATACGCTGTACCCCTGATGGAGTGTGGATACCCACTGCTCCCACATGCAAAG tggcagAATGTGAACCTGTTGGAAAGCAAGTCTTTAAAAAACCCAAGAACCAATTCATTAGACCAGATGTTAACTCTTCTTGTGATGAAGG ATACCGACTGGGTGAAAGTGTTTATCAGCAGTGTCAAGGCACAATTCCTTGGTTTATGGAAATTCGTCTTTGTAAAG ATATCACCTGCCCACCACCTCCTGCTATCGACAATGGAGTACACACAGGCAGTTCTTCAGAAGATGTCCTGTATGGAACTACAGTCACTTACACATGTAACCCTGGGCCAGAGAGAGGGGTGAAGTATGACCTCATTGGGGAGAGCACAATTCGTTGTATAAGCAACGATCAAGAGACAGGCATCTGGAGTGGCCCTGCTCCTACCTGTAACATTTCCCTCCCTGCTGTTCAGTGCTCGCCTGTCAATGTTGCAAATGGACACAAGATATCTGGCAAGGAAGCTCCTTATTCCTACAATGACAGTGTGATATTCAAGTGTGCTGAAGGATTTATTTTGAAGGGCAGCAGTCAGGTTCGTTGCAAAGCCAATAACACCTGGGATCCTGAAATACCAGTTTGTGAAAAAG AAGCATCATGCCAACCTTTGAAAGATGGTCAAGAGCCTCCAGATGGTTCACTTGTGATACCAGTTAATACATCTTGCCAAGATGG GTACCGGAAGACTGGACAACACACTTATCAGAAATGTCAAGATGATGAAAATAGGGTTTGGTTCCAAAAGATTCCACTTTGtgaaa TTATCAACTGTCAGTCTCCACCAGGGGTTAAAAATGGGAGGCACAGGGGTGTGCTGGCAAAAGACTTTCAATATGGAAACGAAGTCTTTTATGAATGTGATCAAGGATTTGATCTCCTGGGAGAGAAAAGTATACGGTGCATAAGTGATTCTGAAGGACATGGATTTTGGAGTGGACCTGTCCCGCAGTGCGTAAAATCTTCCCCTGTGACTCACTGCCCTGACCCAGAAGTCATGCATGGAAAGAAGCTAGATAAAACTCAGTCTCCATATTCCCACAATGACATATTACATATTGCCTGCAATCCCGGCTTCATCATGAATGGCAGTCACTTGATTAGGTGCCATACCAACAACAAATGGGTGCCAGGTGTACCAACTTGCATCAGAAAGG CTTTCGTAGGCTGTCAGCGTCCGTTTAGGATCTCCCATGGAAACCACACTGGTGGAGACATTACCCGGTTTTCTCCCGGAATGTCCATCCTGTACAGCTGCGACCAGGGCTACCTGCTTGTGGGAGAGGCACTCCTCCTGTGCACACACGAGGGGACTTGGAACCGACCTGCCCCGTATTGCAAAG AGGTGAACTGTAGCTTCCCAGAACATACAAATGGAATCCAGAATGGGCTGGAGCCTGGAAGAATGTATCAATATGGAGCTGTTGTCACTTTAGTATGTGAAGATGGGTATACCCTAGAAGGCAGTCCCCAGAGCCAGTGTCAGGAAGATCACCGATGGAACCCTCCCTTGGCTGTTTGCAAATCACCCA GTTCACTTGCTCCTCTTATTGCTG GTTTTTCTGCTGGGGTAGTAGCTCTTTTCTGCTTGGGTGCTGTCACCTTACGCAtgatattaaaacacagagaacg
- the CR2 gene encoding complement receptor type 2 isoform X3: protein MGAAGPIWVFLTLLAPGVLGKPCSVPRELLHGSVHTPQGIVFGATITFSCDNGYRLIGGSSATCVFLDNTVTWDTDLPLCESIPCEPPPAILNGDFYSSNRDYFYYGMVVTYQCHVGQNGKKLFDLLGEKSIYCTSKDNQVGIWNSPAPQCIPVVKCPIPEVENGIMESGFRHSFSLNDSVMFKCKPGFTMKGSNTVRCQPNSKWNPPLPKCFKGCLPPPHTLHGNYDQLDEEFFAVGQEVFYSCDPGYTLIGTNPIRCTSLGTWSHLVPKCEVKSCDDIPNQLLNGRVVAPPNFQLGAEVSFVCDKGFRLNGQSSSQCVSEGMRVFWSNKFPVCERIFCDPPPSIKNGRSSSHSGPVALNAVVTYSCPSAFRLIGERRLFCISKDNVNGIWDKAPPICEYYNRDSVCSEPIVPGGYRIKTSRPPFRHGHSVTFSCYANFTMKGNKTVWCQANRTWGPTPLPICESDIPVECPSPPTIANGHHTGESVASFAPGLTVTYSCEPGYLIFGKNTIHCLSLGDWSDVAPICKEALCEPPRLFPNGQIKRPTSFGVGATVNFSCNEGYWLQGPLSSQCVIVGQSTFWTRMPTCEEIFCPSPPPVLNGRHTGTSSVIFPYGHTVSYTCDPGPEKGVSFILIGERTIHCTTGSQKTGAWSGPAPRCELSVSEVWCPPPQIPRGQISSGQKDRYSYNDTVVFACVFGFTMKGSKAVRCNAQGTWEPSIPVCEKDCQAPPKILHGRKEDRHRVRFDPGTSIKYSCDLGYVLVGEEFIRCTPDGVWIPTAPTCKVAECEPVGKQVFKKPKNQFIRPDVNSSCDEGYRLGESVYQQCQGTIPWFMEIRLCKDITCPPPPAIDNGVHTGSSSEDVLYGTTVTYTCNPGPERGVKYDLIGESTIRCISNDQETGIWSGPAPTCNISLPAVQCSPVNVANGHKISGKEAPYSYNDSVIFKCAEGFILKGSSQVRCKANNTWDPEIPVCEKVFSPGCQPPSGLHHGQHTGGNRVLFVSGMTVDYTCDPGYLLVGNRSIHCMPSGNWSPSVPRCEEASCQPLKDGQEPPDGSLVIPVNTSCQDGYRKTGQHTYQKCQDDENRVWFQKIPLCEIINCQSPPGVKNGRHRGVLAKDFQYGNEVFYECDQGFDLLGEKSIRCISDSEGHGFWSGPVPQCVKSSPVTHCPDPEVMHGKKLDKTQSPYSHNDILHIACNPGFIMNGSHLIRCHTNNKWVPGVPTCIRKAFVGCQRPFRISHGNHTGGDITRFSPGMSILYSCDQGYLLVGEALLLCTHEGTWNRPAPYCKEVNCSFPEHTNGIQNGLEPGRMYQYGAVVTLVCEDGYTLEGSPQSQCQEDHRWNPPLAVCKSPSSLAPLIAGFSAGVVALFCLGAVTLRMILKHRERNYYTNTNHKEDVHLETLDLYSVDPYSPAN from the exons ATGGGCGCCGCGGGCCCCATCTGGGTTTTCTTGACTCTCCTCGCGCCGGGGGTCCTCG GTAAACCATGTTCGGTTCCTAGAGAACTCCTCCATGGCTCTGTCCACACACCTCAGGGTATCGTGTTTGGGGCAACAATTACATTTTCATGTGACAATGG ATATCGACTCATTGGTGGCTCATCTGCTACATGTGTTTTCTTAGACAATACTGTAACCTGGGATACGGACCTACCCCTTTGTGAAT CTATTCCTTGTGAGCCACCCCCAGCCATCTTAAATGGAGACTTTTACAGCAGCAATAGAGACTATTTTTACTATGGAATGGTGGTTACTTATCAGTGCCATGTTGGACAGAATGGGAAAAAGCTGTTTGACCTCTTGGGTGAAAAGTCAATATATTGCACCAGCAAAGATAATCAAGTTGGCATCTGGAACAGTCCTGCCCCTCAGTGTATTCCTGTAGTCAAATGCCCAATTCCAGAAGTTGAAAATGGAATTATGGAATCTGGATTTAGGCATTCATTTTCCTTAAATGATTCTGTGATGTTTAAGTGTAAGCCTGGCTTTACCATGAAAGGCAGCAACACAGTACGGTGCCAACCAAACAGCAAATGGAATCCTCCTCTGCCAAAGTGCTTCAAGG GGTGTCTACCACCTCCACATACCCTCCATGGTAACTATGACCAATTGGATGAGGAATTCTTTGCAGTTGGGCAGGAAGTGTTCTACAGCTGTGATCCTGGCTACACTCTCATTGGAACTAACCCTATACGGTGTACATCCTTGGGAACGTGGAGCCATCTAGTACCCAAATGTGAAG TGAAATCATGTGATGACATTCCAAACCAACTTCTCAATGGCCGTGTGGTAGCTCCTCCTAATTTCCAGCTTGGGGCAGAGGTTTCATTTGTTTGTGATAAAGG GTTCCGGTTAAATGGCCAGTCTTCTAGTCAGTGTGTCTCAGAAGGAATGAGAGTATTCTGGAGTAATAAGTTTCCTGTCTGTGAAC ggattttttgtgacccccctCCTTCTATCAAAAATGGACGCAGTAGTTCTCATTCCGGTCCTGTAGCCCTTAATGCTGTGGTGACCTACTCATGTCCCAGTGCCTTCCGCCTCATTGGAGAAAGACGTCTTTTTTGTATAAGTAAAGACAATGTGAATGGAATTTGGGATAAAGCTCCTCCTATCTGTGAATATTACAATAGAGATTCTGTTTGCTCTGAACCCATAGTACCAGGGGGATACCGAATTAAAACATCTAGACCACCCTTTAGACATGGTCATTCTGTGACATTTTCCTGTTATGCCAATTTCACcatgaaaggaaataaaactgtttGGTGCCAAGCAAATAGAACATGGGGTCCGACACCATTACCAATCTGTGAGAGTG ATATCCCCGTGGAGTGTCCATCACCTCCCACAATTGCCAATGGGCATCACACAGGAGAGAGTGTTGCCTCCTTTGCCCCAGGATTGACTGTGACCTACAGTTGTGAACCTGgttatttaatttttggaaaaaacACCATTCACTGTTTGTCTTTGGGAGACTGGAGTGATGTTGCTCCCATATGTAAAG AGGCACTGTGTGAACCTCCACGACTATTTCCCAATGGGCAGATAAAGAGGCCCACTAGTTTTGGGGTTGGTGCAACTGTGAACTTTTCCTGTAATGAAGG GTATTGGTTACAAGGACCACTTTCTAGTCAGTGTGTAATTGTTGGACAGAGTACTTTTTGGACCAGGATGCCAACGTGTGAAG aaattttttgccCATCACCTCCTCCTGTACTCAATGGAAGACATACAGGCACCTCTTCAGTGATCTTTCCATATGGACACACAGTCAGCTACACCTGTGACCCGGGCCCAGAGAAAGGAGTGAGCTTCATCCTCATTGGGGAGAGGACTATCCATTGTACCACTGGCAGTCAGAAGACTGGGGCCTGGAGTGGGCCTGCCCCACGCTGTGAACTTTCTGTGTCTGAGGTTTGGTGTCCACCTCCTCAGATCCCAAGAGGCCAAATATCATCTGGGCAGAAAGATCGATATTCCTACAATGACACTGTGGTATTTGCTTGCGTATTTGGCTTTACCATGAAGGGTAGCAAGGCAGTCCGATGTAATGCCCAAGGCACATGGGAACCATCAATACCAGTCTGTGAAAAGG aTTGTCAAGCCCCTCCTAAAATCCTCCATGGGCGAAAGGAAGACAGACACAGGGTTCGCTTTGACCCTGGAACATCCATAAAATACAGTTGTGACCTTGGCTATGTGCTGGTGGGGGAAGAATTCATACGCTGTACCCCTGATGGAGTGTGGATACCCACTGCTCCCACATGCAAAG tggcagAATGTGAACCTGTTGGAAAGCAAGTCTTTAAAAAACCCAAGAACCAATTCATTAGACCAGATGTTAACTCTTCTTGTGATGAAGG ATACCGACTGGGTGAAAGTGTTTATCAGCAGTGTCAAGGCACAATTCCTTGGTTTATGGAAATTCGTCTTTGTAAAG ATATCACCTGCCCACCACCTCCTGCTATCGACAATGGAGTACACACAGGCAGTTCTTCAGAAGATGTCCTGTATGGAACTACAGTCACTTACACATGTAACCCTGGGCCAGAGAGAGGGGTGAAGTATGACCTCATTGGGGAGAGCACAATTCGTTGTATAAGCAACGATCAAGAGACAGGCATCTGGAGTGGCCCTGCTCCTACCTGTAACATTTCCCTCCCTGCTGTTCAGTGCTCGCCTGTCAATGTTGCAAATGGACACAAGATATCTGGCAAGGAAGCTCCTTATTCCTACAATGACAGTGTGATATTCAAGTGTGCTGAAGGATTTATTTTGAAGGGCAGCAGTCAGGTTCGTTGCAAAGCCAATAACACCTGGGATCCTGAAATACCAGTTTGTGAAAAAG TTTTCTCTCCAGGCTGTCAGCCACCCTCTGGGCTCCACCATGGTCAGCATACAGGTGGAAATAGGGTCCTCTTTGTCTCTGGGATGACTGTAGACTACACCTGTGACCCTGGTTACTTGCTTGTGGGAAACAGATCCATTCATTGTATGCCTTCAGGAAATTGGAGTCCTTCTGTCCCTCGGTGTGAAG AAGCATCATGCCAACCTTTGAAAGATGGTCAAGAGCCTCCAGATGGTTCACTTGTGATACCAGTTAATACATCTTGCCAAGATGG GTACCGGAAGACTGGACAACACACTTATCAGAAATGTCAAGATGATGAAAATAGGGTTTGGTTCCAAAAGATTCCACTTTGtgaaa TTATCAACTGTCAGTCTCCACCAGGGGTTAAAAATGGGAGGCACAGGGGTGTGCTGGCAAAAGACTTTCAATATGGAAACGAAGTCTTTTATGAATGTGATCAAGGATTTGATCTCCTGGGAGAGAAAAGTATACGGTGCATAAGTGATTCTGAAGGACATGGATTTTGGAGTGGACCTGTCCCGCAGTGCGTAAAATCTTCCCCTGTGACTCACTGCCCTGACCCAGAAGTCATGCATGGAAAGAAGCTAGATAAAACTCAGTCTCCATATTCCCACAATGACATATTACATATTGCCTGCAATCCCGGCTTCATCATGAATGGCAGTCACTTGATTAGGTGCCATACCAACAACAAATGGGTGCCAGGTGTACCAACTTGCATCAGAAAGG CTTTCGTAGGCTGTCAGCGTCCGTTTAGGATCTCCCATGGAAACCACACTGGTGGAGACATTACCCGGTTTTCTCCCGGAATGTCCATCCTGTACAGCTGCGACCAGGGCTACCTGCTTGTGGGAGAGGCACTCCTCCTGTGCACACACGAGGGGACTTGGAACCGACCTGCCCCGTATTGCAAAG AGGTGAACTGTAGCTTCCCAGAACATACAAATGGAATCCAGAATGGGCTGGAGCCTGGAAGAATGTATCAATATGGAGCTGTTGTCACTTTAGTATGTGAAGATGGGTATACCCTAGAAGGCAGTCCCCAGAGCCAGTGTCAGGAAGATCACCGATGGAACCCTCCCTTGGCTGTTTGCAAATCACCCA GTTCACTTGCTCCTCTTATTGCTG GTTTTTCTGCTGGGGTAGTAGCTCTTTTCTGCTTGGGTGCTGTCACCTTACGCAtgatattaaaacacagagaacg